In the genome of Maribacter forsetii DSM 18668, the window GTACTTCGGCTACGAATAGGGTTTTCTACCACTAAAGATTCTCCGTTAGAATATACTTTTACCGTTAATGGGTTTGTCGATGATATTTCGTTATGCTTAACTGAGTTTTCTACCAATGACTGTAATGCCAATGGCGGAATTTTCATGTCCATAAATTCTTCATCGATATTTACGTCTATCTCAATACGGTCTCTATACCTGGTTTTCATTAAAAAGGTATAGCAATCTAAAAATTTGAGTTCTTCTTTTGCAGGCACCAAATTAGTTTCGCTACTCTGTAATATATAGCGATACATGTAAGACAGCTTGTTTACAAATTTGGTAGCATTTTCATTATCTCTAATCAAAGACGACAGCGAGTTCAAAGAATTGAATAAAAAGTGAGGGTCGATCTGGTTTTTTAAGGCTGCCAATTCATTCTCTAAATTCTGCTGTTTTAATTGCTCGTTCTCTATTCTACTTTCCTGCTTATCTGTACTTACACGTAACAAGCGAGCGATAAAAAATAAAACAATGGACAGATTAATAAATGTAAAGTTGATCCAGCCCTCTTCATTTGGTTTTAATTCTCTACCATTTATGAATGGATAAAATGCCTTTATCACTTTTATGACCGCAAAAAGCAACACTACATTAATGACCAATATGACGATCCATTTTAGAATGGGAGACCATTTAAAACTGTCATAATCAATATTGGCATTCAGTTGAATGACCAACCAAGAAAAGCAATAAAAAAATAGGTAACGGTATAAAAAATCTGTTACCCAAGACATAGAGAAATCTAAATTCCCCTCCATAATACCATTATATAAATAGATGGTTTTAGGAAGCGAAACCAGAATACCTAATAACAGGGCCGTTTTAACTACTTCTCCCTGTTTTACTTTTGTTAATGCCATGTAACTTCTTTTCTAATGGTATAGCTCAAATATACCTAATAAACGTTTGTAACCGTAGTGCACAAAAAGTTGGTCTTCACCTTAAGCAAAGACCAACTTCATTTAAACTACACTAACTTTTTAAAGTGCATAAGCATTGAAATCTGTTGGCAAATATGCCTCAGCATCAAAACCTAAATCCACTACTTCTTCGTTGTCAAATATTTCAAAATCCTCTCCTGTTAAATCTGTACCTGCATAGGCATCAAAATCTAAAGGCAAATATTCAAATGCATCAAAGCCTAAATCTATTTCTTCGTTAATTTCCAATACTTGAATATCGTTAGCATTCAATTTATCCATCTCTAAAGATGCTTCTAACTGCGCTTCTAAATCGATAACACAATCATCGAAAATGGCAGCGATTTCCGCCTTCTCGGTTTCTTTATGTTTTAGAATTCCTTTAAATGACATAAAGGTGAAGGCCACGACGACCACTGCAGATAAAATTTTAATGTTTTTCATTATGTATGTTTTTAAGTTTTTAGAATTGTTTCTATACCCCAAAGATATTGCGGAATATAGCTCGCAGTTGAGATTAGTAACCCAACCGTCTATATTGCCACATAAAACAACCATAGCGCATAATGAAGTTTTCCCATAAAATAAAAATGTATTGAAAAACGAAAAAAAATAGGAATGAGCAGGATGCTAATTTCAGCTAATCAGGTACATACACACTAATTATATAAACATCTTTAACGCTAGAGATTACTATTTAGTAAACCAATCTCGCACAGTTTCTTCTGCCAATTTATTATTGGGCGTAAAGGCATTGTTATGCTCACCACGGTATTCGATGTAGCTAGGGAATTTCCACCAAAGTATACCTTGGCACCATGGCTCATCTTTTATGCCTTCAAAGATAACCTCGTAAGATCTACTTTGCGCTTCTTCATTAATGGTATCGTCTGCCTCTGCATGCGGGTTCTTCCATGGGGTATCTACACTTCTAAATCCAATTTCAGTAAAAACGATAGGCTTTTTAAATTGATCATATACCTTTTTGATTTTCGTCTTTACCGTATCAAACTGAAGTCGCAATTCCTCATCGGTAGGATTGTCCTTTTTACTCAAAGGATAATAAGAGTTTAAACCAATAAAATCTAAATCGTCCCAAAATTCTATTTGCTCAAATTCAGCTCCCCAATTGGCGGCATAGGTCAGTTGTCCTGAATATAATGCCCTCGTTTTCTTTATCATTTCACGCCAAGCATCTGGTTGGGATAATGTTGCTTTGGTAAACTCTACGCCAATACACAGTGCGTCCATTTCATGAATTTCCGCCAAGAAGGCGTAGTGGCGAATCCACCGATAATAGTAATCATGAAATTTGTCCCATTGGGCGTCTGTAGGCATATCTATTCCGCCTGGCCAGCTACCACCCACATAAATCTGAGGTTTCAATAACGTATACATGCCCATATCCCTTGCCATAGAAACAGCATGCACAACGGCATCATCATTTTCACTACCGGCATTATCACTAAAATGTAGAGGTGTAGGTGTATTTATATCGTTAATACCTGTATACGGCACAATTGCCATGGCATTACTACCCATGTTCTTTTGCTTCAATAAAGATTCCGTTGCCTTTTGTGAGCCGTAGCCATTATAAATGCTATACCCTTCATGTGCAAAATTGAAGCCTTTTAAGTAAGGTAATTTTTTCTTTTCCGTTTTTTTCTTAGGGTGTGCTTTTGGCAACTCCCTTAGGTAATGTTGCCACTTTGTTTCTAAAGATTTTTCTTCACGTTCAGAAAGTGAAAGATTTTTGTATCGCTTTAGGTAGGTGTCTTTACCCCAGGTTTTTATTAAAAAATCTGTAAAAGCACCTGCCATGCAATCTCTAATAAGTGAAGATTCCATGTCCATAAAAGAATTATCAAGTAGTTCTGATATGGTAAATGTATTCTCAGATTCTACCAAGCGTGCAGCCCAATACTTGTAACCCCGCATTTGCCAAGTATCAGTAAAATAAATAGGGAGCCCATAAGTAATAATGTCCTTTGCACTCTCTCCAATTAAGTGGTGCAGCAGTAGGGCATTGTCTCTACCTATATTATTATTTGTGTATATCTTATTGACTATGGTATGTACGGAATTTGTAATCGTATCAAAAGTAGAGTGATCGGTGTTACCCGTCATTAAACCTTTTTCTTCTGTACAGGTATAGAAGTTATAAGTGATTTTAGGTGTATTTTTTCCCTTTACAAAATTGACGACTTTTGCTTTAGTTGCTGTTACATTAGCTTCCCACTGAGCCACATCATCTGCCTTAATAGCTTTTTGGTGGTCAATAAATTTAAAATCGTCGGTGTCTAATAAAACCCTGGTACCTGTGGCGAAATTAAAAAATGTTGACCCCTCTATTCCCCAATCTGCATTGAAATCGCCCATGACCAAGCGCTCATTATTTTCATATACCTCATACTCCAAATTCTGACGGTAGAAAGACAAACCTCGTTCAGCTACTTTTTCAGCAAATACCATAAAAACTTCTTGGGCGTCTGTACCAGTCAAAAAGCTGAAAGGAATTTTTGGGTCCGTGGGACTTGGATAAAAACAAACTCCCAATATTGAATTATTATTAGGAACTTGTCTTTCACCTATTTTAATTTCTGAGTCCAATACTTGAAAAGGCGTATCGCTCATGTACTTTTTTATCAACGAATTTTCTTCAACAGCACCTAC includes:
- a CDS encoding sensor histidine kinase, with product MALTKVKQGEVVKTALLLGILVSLPKTIYLYNGIMEGNLDFSMSWVTDFLYRYLFFYCFSWLVIQLNANIDYDSFKWSPILKWIVILVINVVLLFAVIKVIKAFYPFINGRELKPNEEGWINFTFINLSIVLFFIARLLRVSTDKQESRIENEQLKQQNLENELAALKNQIDPHFLFNSLNSLSSLIRDNENATKFVNKLSYMYRYILQSSETNLVPAKEELKFLDCYTFLMKTRYRDRIEIDVNIDEEFMDMKIPPLALQSLVENSVKHNEISSTNPLTVKVYSNGESLVVENPIRSRSTLVEGMGTGLYNLKKRYSLLLKKEVLVSTDNDIFKVELPLKQPE
- a CDS encoding glycoside hydrolase family 113, whose protein sequence is MKKKYFLVALFVVVGIVGFAGVEYFPVAENNAISTTLDSVVTRRDLRRSFFDKREILVVYGAKDEALQEQYKNILHELSLLDVTRSRRSAKVKYISAEEVTEESLNNSIVFLVGAVEENSLIKKYMSDTPFQVLDSEIKIGERQVPNNNSILGVCFYPSPTDPKIPFSFLTGTDAQEVFMVFAEKVAERGLSFYRQNLEYEVYENNERLVMGDFNADWGIEGSTFFNFATGTRVLLDTDDFKFIDHQKAIKADDVAQWEANVTATKAKVVNFVKGKNTPKITYNFYTCTEEKGLMTGNTDHSTFDTITNSVHTIVNKIYTNNNIGRDNALLLHHLIGESAKDIITYGLPIYFTDTWQMRGYKYWAARLVESENTFTISELLDNSFMDMESSLIRDCMAGAFTDFLIKTWGKDTYLKRYKNLSLSEREEKSLETKWQHYLRELPKAHPKKKTEKKKLPYLKGFNFAHEGYSIYNGYGSQKATESLLKQKNMGSNAMAIVPYTGINDINTPTPLHFSDNAGSENDDAVVHAVSMARDMGMYTLLKPQIYVGGSWPGGIDMPTDAQWDKFHDYYYRWIRHYAFLAEIHEMDALCIGVEFTKATLSQPDAWREMIKKTRALYSGQLTYAANWGAEFEQIEFWDDLDFIGLNSYYPLSKKDNPTDEELRLQFDTVKTKIKKVYDQFKKPIVFTEIGFRSVDTPWKNPHAEADDTINEEAQSRSYEVIFEGIKDEPWCQGILWWKFPSYIEYRGEHNNAFTPNNKLAEETVRDWFTK